A genomic stretch from Podarcis muralis chromosome W, rPodMur119.hap1.1, whole genome shotgun sequence includes:
- the LOC144326370 gene encoding uncharacterized protein LOC144326370: MGKMKMKLLLILMCLWLQRGPMVVGNVFINHAEHMFQIYGENATLYYEHPRKVADMSLIPGLIKDPDVVLAGLLYNQSGLFAAPPIEMNDIPYRYLRYTRTTKGLCFCCHATGVWNSKWKYWPQVKYHMDKGWLGNYTQCSDKFWLWGSHNASYQGNTTSSDLYPYFPQYSVNFTGQGSICSGWMIKDPNLWFLYDGLATNFHPGNFQCVGVGAFTFPVAVEVNHKVPHLASRRKRAALGDHCEDEIYLANSVGSVGGGFIGFLSMGIYPGVVAEQNRKALFALTCRLEKTINATTHVLRSLQSEVEDLNQLTMTHRLVLDYLLARAGGFCKIVPKGRCQVKFHDLNKTIEDQLQKLQSLVADNTPTQNPWEKVWSWIPGEGWVHGILTALAIGGIVFLLFLSVIPCCLSLLRGMIARNVKHLTDPHIMAIYRALPPVPDEPEEDDGYERMHREQVPMPGEQVPVQEQAPLQEATVYSDVLSGVQAQESDESSL; encoded by the coding sequence AtggggaaaatgaaaatgaagcttCTGTTGATTTTGATGTGCTTGTGGCTCCAGAGAGGCCCAATGGTAGTAGGTAATGTTTTTATAAACCATGCTGAACACATGTTCCAGATATATGGGGAAAATGCTACCCTATATTATGAACACCCAAGGAAGGTAGCAGACATGTCCCTTATACCAGGATTAATCAAGGATCCTGATGTCGTGCTGGCAGGCCTACTTTACAATCAGAGTGGTCTCTTTGCAGCCccacctattgaaatgaatgacatCCCCTACAGATATCTCAGATACACCAGAACCACAAAAGGTCTATGTTTTTGCTGTCATGCCACTGGAGTATGGAATTCCAAATGGAAGTATTGGCCCCAAGTTAAGTACCACATGGACAAAGGATGGCTGGGAAATTATACCCAATGCTCGGATAAATTTTGGCTTTGGGGCTCCCACAATGCCTCCTACCAGGGCAATACTACCTCTTCAGATCTGTACCCATACTTTCCTCAATATTCGGTTAATTTCACCGGACAAGGGTCCATTTGTTCTGGTTGGATGATTAAAGATCCTAACCTCTGGTTTCTATATGATGGATTGGCAACAAATTTCCACCCAGGAAATTTCCAGTGTGTTGGAGTGGGGGCATTTACCTTTCCGGTTGCAGTGGAGGTCAATCACAAGGTACCTCATCTTGCAAGCAGACGGAAAAGGGCGGCCCTGGGCGACCACTGTGAAGATGAAATTTATCTGGCAAATTCTGTAGGGAGCGTTGGGGGTGGATttataggattcctctcaatggGGATTTACCCAGGAGTAGTTGCTGAGCAAAATAGAAAGGCACTGTTTGCTCTTACATGCAGGCTGGAGAAAACTATCAATGCCACCACCCATGTCTTGCGCTCCTTGCAGTCAGAGGTTGAGGATTTGAACCAACTGACAATGACCCATAGATTGGTTTTGGACTACCTCCTTGCACGAGCAGGCGGTTTTTGTAAAATTGTCCCAAAAGGTCGGTGCCAGGTTAAATTCCACGACCTCAACAAGACAATTGAGGACCAATTGCAAAAACTGCAGTCTCTGGTAGCTGACAACACACCCACCCAGAATCCCTGGGAAAAGGTATGGTCGTGGATACCAGGAGAGGGGTGGGTGCATGGCATTCTGACCGCCTTAGCCATAGGAGGaattgtttttctgttgtttctttctgtAATCCCTTGTTGTCTGTCTTTGCTTAGGGGAATGATAGCCCGCAATGTTAAGCATCTCACTGACCCTCATATTATGGCAATATACAGAGCCTTGCCCCCAGTGCCAGATGAGCCAGAGGAAGACGATGGTTATGAGCGAATGCATAGGGAGCAGGTCCCAATGCCTGGGGAACAGGTCCCAGTGCAGGAACAGGCCCCATTGCAGGAAGCAACGGTTTACTCTGATGTCCTGAGTGGTGTTCAAGCTCAGGAGTCAGATGAATCTTCTCTCTGA